A genomic window from Haladaptatus caseinilyticus includes:
- a CDS encoding DUF7837 family putative zinc-binding protein, giving the protein MATESARLGVCPNCDDSITNGYLLIEYETESGLERFAECPNCREIVHPGR; this is encoded by the coding sequence ATGGCGACCGAATCCGCCCGGCTTGGCGTGTGTCCGAACTGCGACGATAGTATTACCAATGGCTATCTTCTTATCGAGTATGAAACCGAGAGTGGGCTAGAGCGCTTTGCTGAGTGTCCTAACTGCCGGGAAATCGTTCATCCAGGACGGTAA
- a CDS encoding HEAT repeat domain-containing protein: protein MSDEEAEETQETASEAETVDAETIEEQLDQAETELESAETEADLDVVEAQLDKIEGLLESADLPEPDDEDEDDPRDELEGHLSDLRDELEDQRGPYAADVISDIEDAASTVTDTRWTDAGSGELVDVVESFAESVQSILDTNFSVTLSRNSDDLAEVLENAATAVGDADLDPDEDSDTIALLVEATDELKQGIEDAEEWSDLETREQLEAEGFYDVLDHRKDYPPEWHALKIWEKKDRADMVLLALDSLQSNFMERHCLESLERMGNEEAVEPMLQRANRRDKQAISILGKIGSDEAVDTIIDYVDADPGMAKTVIKALGEIGSDETTQAVADQLVADDADVRSYAARALGRIGDTRAIDPLSDTLSDDESDSVRASAAWALNQIGTDRALDAVRRYSDDRSFLVQSEAEKAL, encoded by the coding sequence ATGAGCGACGAAGAGGCCGAGGAGACGCAGGAAACAGCATCCGAAGCCGAAACTGTCGATGCGGAAACCATCGAGGAACAACTCGATCAGGCAGAAACGGAACTCGAAAGCGCCGAGACGGAAGCCGACCTCGACGTCGTCGAAGCCCAACTCGACAAAATCGAGGGGCTACTCGAAAGTGCGGACCTTCCGGAACCGGACGACGAAGACGAGGACGACCCCCGCGACGAACTGGAGGGGCACCTCTCCGATCTCCGCGACGAACTCGAAGACCAACGTGGCCCCTACGCCGCGGACGTTATTAGCGACATCGAGGACGCCGCTTCGACCGTCACGGACACGCGATGGACCGACGCAGGAAGCGGTGAGCTCGTCGATGTCGTCGAATCGTTCGCCGAGAGCGTACAGAGCATCCTCGACACGAACTTCAGTGTCACCCTCTCTCGAAACTCCGACGACCTCGCGGAAGTGCTCGAAAACGCCGCCACCGCGGTTGGCGATGCCGACCTCGACCCGGACGAGGATTCGGACACTATCGCGTTGCTCGTCGAAGCGACGGACGAGCTGAAACAGGGAATCGAGGACGCGGAAGAATGGAGCGACCTCGAAACGCGTGAACAGCTCGAAGCGGAGGGCTTCTACGACGTGCTCGACCACCGAAAGGACTACCCGCCGGAGTGGCACGCCTTGAAAATCTGGGAAAAGAAAGATCGAGCGGATATGGTGCTACTCGCGCTCGATTCGCTCCAATCGAACTTCATGGAACGACACTGCCTCGAATCGCTCGAACGGATGGGCAACGAGGAGGCCGTCGAACCAATGCTTCAGCGCGCGAACAGACGCGACAAGCAAGCTATCAGTATTCTCGGCAAAATCGGTAGTGACGAGGCCGTCGATACGATTATCGATTACGTTGATGCCGACCCCGGAATGGCGAAAACCGTCATCAAGGCACTCGGCGAAATCGGAAGCGACGAGACGACTCAAGCGGTCGCCGACCAACTCGTCGCCGACGATGCGGACGTTCGAAGCTATGCCGCTCGTGCCCTCGGTCGAATTGGTGACACGCGCGCTATCGATCCCCTCTCGGACACACTTTCCGACGACGAGTCGGACTCCGTTCGCGCGAGTGCCGCCTGGGCACTGAACCAGATCGGAACGGATCGTGCACTCGATGCGGTTCGTCGCTACTCCGATGACCGCTCGTTCCTTGTGCAGAGCGAGGCAGAGAAAGCACTCTGA
- a CDS encoding protein sorting system archaetidylserine synthase (This PssA-like phosphatidyltransferase, along with a PssD-like decarboxylase, is required in Haloarchaea for the archaeosortase ArtA to replace the PGF-CTERM sorting signal with a C-terminal lipid anchor.), which yields MQPRFVGRLSLADAVTVSNAALGFLAISIATTNPGLAARLVLLAAVADGLDGVLARHVGSSAAGQYLDSLADVASFAVAPAMLVVSMVRQTGSSDTLRVGVAVAGGALFVGMAIVRLGLYTAYDTDDDVTEGVPTTLASVILAAGVLAGFTEPVVLVALTYLLAGLMVSTITYPDLLARDALIMGVVHSLAVLVPDFQGRAFPYALLTLALFYLVLSPHFYWRTTTGKTVRATEGKRS from the coding sequence ATGCAACCTCGGTTCGTGGGACGACTATCGCTCGCCGACGCGGTCACCGTTTCGAACGCCGCACTCGGCTTTTTGGCGATTTCCATCGCGACCACGAATCCGGGGCTGGCCGCGCGCCTCGTTCTGCTGGCTGCCGTGGCGGACGGATTGGATGGCGTGCTTGCACGGCACGTCGGCAGTTCGGCGGCGGGTCAGTACCTCGATTCGCTGGCTGATGTCGCGTCGTTTGCCGTCGCGCCCGCGATGTTGGTGGTTAGCATGGTCCGCCAAACAGGGAGTTCCGATACCCTTCGCGTCGGAGTCGCAGTCGCTGGAGGGGCGCTCTTCGTCGGCATGGCAATCGTGAGACTCGGACTGTACACCGCCTATGACACCGACGACGACGTGACCGAGGGCGTCCCGACGACGCTCGCGTCGGTCATTCTCGCCGCGGGTGTGCTCGCCGGATTTACGGAACCAGTGGTGCTCGTCGCTCTCACGTACCTCCTTGCGGGGCTGATGGTCTCGACGATTACCTATCCCGACCTGTTGGCCCGCGATGCACTCATCATGGGTGTGGTCCATTCGCTCGCGGTACTCGTTCCTGATTTTCAGGGCCGAGCGTTCCCGTATGCGCTGTTGACGCTTGCACTCTTCTATCTCGTTCTCTCGCCGCATTTCTACTGGCGGACGACGACCGGGAAGACGGTTCGGGCGACAGAAGGGAAACGCTCTTGA
- a CDS encoding DUF447 domain-containing protein: MELQGVTESIITTLGPNDLWNVAALGLHAGDSVTAKTWGNTRTRRNFHRQGGGVVQFTRDPVDFVEATLSIREESKPVLDSADAWVEVEVQPIDSGNSGETNWEEWELTPVSSEIVDERVPITNRGFSAIVEATVAVSRLDVDAYDTAELRARLTYFEDVVQRCGGPREQTAFERIYELAEW; this comes from the coding sequence ATGGAACTCCAAGGCGTGACCGAATCCATCATCACGACACTCGGGCCGAACGACCTGTGGAACGTTGCAGCGCTTGGATTGCATGCGGGCGACTCAGTGACAGCGAAAACGTGGGGCAACACCCGGACTCGGCGGAACTTCCACCGGCAAGGCGGAGGGGTCGTTCAGTTCACCCGCGACCCGGTCGATTTCGTGGAAGCCACCCTTTCGATTCGAGAGGAGTCCAAACCGGTACTCGACTCGGCGGACGCGTGGGTTGAGGTCGAAGTCCAACCGATCGATTCGGGGAACTCGGGTGAAACGAACTGGGAAGAATGGGAGCTGACACCGGTTTCGAGCGAAATCGTAGACGAAAGAGTTCCGATCACCAACCGTGGCTTTTCCGCAATCGTCGAGGCGACGGTGGCCGTTTCGCGCCTCGATGTGGACGCTTACGACACCGCGGAGCTTCGGGCGCGGTTGACGTATTTCGAAGACGTGGTTCAGCGGTGTGGCGGTCCGCGTGAGCAAACGGCTTTCGAGCGGATTTACGAACTCGCAGAGTGGTAA
- a CDS encoding triphosphoribosyl-dephospho-CoA synthase, producing the protein MTPAEHAQLALLLEVAGTPKPGNVDRDRDFPNLRFEHFLTGAVGSGGGLRAAEADTTVGEAFERSVSGMSRQSGGNTQFGALCLLVPLVKASTSGGCSPESVTNVVESTTVEDAEGFYRAFDHVNVFVGDPPEGADEFDVRRGSDAIPAIRDAELTLFDVMEMGADEDGIAREWTNEFERTFEAGKRIVELDGSLSGRGARVYLELLAHEPDTLVAKKHGRKVAESVRVRAQEALQEARHGDSELVHAFSESLVEDGINPGTTADIVAGGLFVALERGQRP; encoded by the coding sequence ATGACGCCAGCGGAACACGCACAACTCGCCTTGTTGTTGGAAGTCGCGGGCACGCCGAAACCCGGTAACGTCGATCGGGACCGGGACTTTCCGAATCTGCGATTCGAACATTTCCTCACCGGAGCGGTCGGTTCCGGGGGCGGATTGCGTGCCGCCGAAGCGGACACAACGGTCGGTGAAGCGTTCGAGAGGTCGGTGTCGGGGATGAGCCGACAGAGCGGCGGCAACACCCAGTTTGGCGCGCTGTGTTTGTTGGTTCCGTTGGTGAAAGCGAGCACATCGGGGGGCTGCTCACCCGAATCAGTAACCAACGTCGTCGAATCGACCACCGTCGAGGATGCGGAGGGCTTCTACCGCGCATTCGACCACGTGAACGTGTTCGTCGGCGACCCACCGGAGGGTGCCGACGAGTTCGACGTGCGTCGCGGAAGTGACGCGATTCCAGCGATTCGAGACGCAGAACTCACCCTGTTCGACGTGATGGAAATGGGTGCCGACGAAGACGGTATCGCCCGCGAGTGGACGAACGAGTTCGAACGAACGTTCGAAGCGGGGAAACGAATCGTCGAACTCGACGGATCGCTCTCGGGCCGTGGGGCGCGCGTCTATCTCGAACTCCTCGCGCACGAGCCGGACACTCTCGTCGCGAAAAAACACGGACGGAAGGTCGCCGAAAGCGTTCGCGTGCGAGCACAGGAAGCGTTACAGGAGGCACGTCACGGCGATTCGGAATTGGTACATGCGTTCTCGGAGTCACTGGTCGAGGACGGCATCAACCCCGGAACGACGGCCGATATCGTGGCAGGGGGACTGTTCGTTGCATTGGAGCGAGGGCAGCGGCCGTGA
- a CDS encoding tRNA-dihydrouridine synthase, with amino-acid sequence MFTPRVALASLSGESDADWAIQGSEHVGAAFLGGVALDEKTRAAARALVSRDRSEFLPDDPVAFVDDQLTSVADVSIRPGINVRSATLPPIRSVSEVCRAHDAILEINAHCRQEEMCSAGAGQFLLSHPDRLCEQVRMATKTGATVGVKLRTEVPSVDLPNVSRRVADAGAEVLHVDAMDSEHVIADIAETTDCFLIANNGVRDEETVREYLEYGADAVSVGRPSDRPAVLSRVASATDEWFAEVVA; translated from the coding sequence ATGTTCACCCCACGTGTGGCGTTGGCTAGCCTTTCCGGCGAATCCGATGCTGACTGGGCGATACAAGGATCCGAACACGTCGGTGCGGCGTTCTTGGGTGGTGTCGCACTGGACGAGAAAACGCGAGCGGCGGCCCGAGCGTTGGTATCCCGCGACCGAAGCGAGTTCCTTCCCGACGACCCGGTCGCGTTCGTTGACGACCAACTCACGTCGGTCGCAGACGTATCGATCCGTCCGGGAATCAACGTGCGCTCCGCGACGTTGCCACCGATTCGGTCGGTTTCGGAAGTGTGCCGAGCACACGACGCGATACTGGAGATAAACGCTCATTGCCGACAGGAGGAGATGTGTTCGGCGGGTGCTGGACAGTTCCTGCTCTCGCACCCCGACCGACTCTGTGAGCAGGTTCGGATGGCAACGAAGACAGGAGCGACGGTCGGCGTCAAACTTCGAACCGAGGTGCCCAGCGTAGACCTTCCGAACGTGTCTCGGCGGGTCGCCGATGCAGGAGCGGAGGTCCTTCACGTGGACGCGATGGATTCGGAGCACGTCATCGCGGACATCGCCGAGACGACGGACTGTTTCCTCATCGCGAACAACGGGGTCCGTGACGAAGAGACGGTCAGAGAATATCTCGAATATGGTGCGGACGCGGTGAGCGTCGGGCGTCCGAGCGACCGACCGGCAGTACTTTCGCGCGTGGCGAGTGCTACGGACGAATGGTTCGCGGAGGTGGTCGCATGA
- the cofD gene encoding 2-phospho-L-lactate transferase: protein MVTFLSGGTGTPKLLDGALSVFSAAETTVVGNTGDDVELGGLLVCPDIDTVLFQQGDMLNRETWWGIADDTTETHDELQRLATSAGLADGPRYLPDERQISGREIARWRRFSGVAEFMLLGDRDRAVHVTRTGLLDEGHTLTETTRILADAFDSPVDVVPMSDDPVASIVRTPNTAMHFQEFWVARGGEPNVVDVAFRGSNTAKPSPAALAALTDEPVVIGPSNPVTSIGPMLAIDGLREALESATVVAVSPFVEDRVFSGPAGKLMEAVGYDPSTAGVAEAYPFADAFVLDDDDRTNLDRPVIRTDTRMDDIEDSERVARAVENALEVA from the coding sequence ATGGTAACGTTTCTCTCCGGGGGGACGGGAACCCCAAAACTTCTCGACGGTGCGCTCTCGGTCTTCTCGGCCGCCGAGACGACCGTCGTCGGGAATACAGGTGACGACGTTGAGTTGGGAGGGCTGCTCGTCTGTCCCGACATCGACACCGTACTTTTCCAACAAGGAGACATGTTGAACCGTGAAACCTGGTGGGGAATCGCCGACGACACGACGGAAACACACGACGAGTTACAGCGACTCGCTACGTCAGCGGGACTGGCAGACGGGCCGCGATACCTCCCGGACGAACGTCAAATTTCGGGGCGGGAAATCGCGCGCTGGCGGCGATTTTCCGGCGTTGCGGAGTTCATGCTTCTGGGTGACCGCGACCGAGCAGTCCACGTCACACGGACGGGGCTGCTGGACGAGGGTCACACGTTGACTGAAACGACCCGGATTCTGGCGGATGCTTTCGATTCCCCGGTCGATGTCGTCCCGATGAGCGACGACCCGGTGGCGAGCATCGTTCGAACACCAAACACGGCGATGCATTTTCAGGAGTTTTGGGTCGCTCGCGGGGGTGAACCGAACGTCGTTGACGTAGCGTTCCGCGGTTCGAATACCGCAAAGCCCTCCCCCGCCGCGCTCGCCGCGCTGACGGACGAACCGGTCGTTATCGGACCGTCGAATCCCGTAACGAGCATCGGACCGATGCTGGCGATAGACGGCCTTCGGGAGGCACTGGAATCCGCGACCGTGGTCGCCGTTTCTCCGTTCGTCGAAGACCGCGTATTCTCCGGGCCAGCAGGAAAACTGATGGAAGCGGTCGGTTACGACCCGAGTACGGCCGGCGTGGCGGAAGCCTATCCCTTCGCTGATGCCTTCGTGTTGGACGACGACGATAGGACCAACCTCGACCGCCCAGTGATCAGGACCGACACGAGAATGGACGACATCGAGGATTCGGAGCGTGTTGCTCGCGCGGTCGAAAACGCACTGGAGGTGGCCTGA
- a CDS encoding HD domain-containing protein, which produces MKTIKDSVHDHIDVVGVARDLLDTPAVQRLRHITQLGTARLVYPSANHTRFEHSLGVYHLACEALTTLGIEGVQAERVRAAALLHDIGHSPYSHTIEELIHRHTSKYHDDVHDLLTESEVGDVLRSNDLQPDTIADLIAGEGELGQVVSGELDVDRMDYLVRDAHHTGVPYGTIDHQRLTRELTFLDGKLVLAEGNVQTAESLLVARALMNPTVYNHHVTRISKSMLQRASERLLSEPDIDAEQLRRMDDHDLLVALRATPKTAELARRLSYRELYKRAVWAEMADVPDEIIDADHETIRGYETDIAENAGVEPESVVLDVPGRPRMTESSSRVIVNGDVRSLGEQSTLVRALQRVQRDQWRLGVYTPAGETDNVGIATERVLGLDTDGTLVSDVRTGFRTTLDDFE; this is translated from the coding sequence ATGAAGACTATCAAGGACAGCGTCCACGATCACATCGACGTCGTGGGGGTAGCGCGGGACCTGTTGGACACGCCCGCAGTTCAGCGACTTCGACATATCACACAACTCGGCACTGCCCGTCTCGTGTATCCATCCGCGAATCACACCCGATTCGAACACAGTCTCGGCGTCTATCATCTCGCGTGCGAAGCGCTCACCACCCTCGGTATCGAGGGTGTACAGGCGGAACGAGTCCGCGCCGCGGCCCTTCTCCACGACATCGGACACTCGCCGTACAGCCACACCATCGAGGAACTCATTCATCGACACACCAGTAAATACCACGACGACGTACACGACCTGCTCACGGAATCCGAGGTCGGTGACGTCCTTCGGTCGAACGACTTGCAACCGGACACCATCGCTGACCTCATCGCCGGGGAGGGCGAACTCGGGCAGGTCGTCTCGGGCGAATTGGACGTGGATAGAATGGATTACCTCGTCCGGGACGCTCACCACACGGGGGTTCCGTACGGCACGATCGACCACCAACGCCTCACCCGAGAGTTGACATTTCTCGACGGAAAACTCGTTCTCGCGGAGGGAAACGTCCAGACAGCGGAAAGCCTCCTGGTCGCTCGTGCGTTGATGAACCCGACAGTGTACAACCACCACGTCACGCGCATCAGCAAATCGATGCTCCAGCGAGCGAGCGAACGCCTGCTCTCGGAACCCGATATCGACGCGGAGCAGTTGCGTCGAATGGACGACCACGACCTTCTCGTTGCGCTTCGTGCGACGCCGAAGACCGCCGAACTCGCCCGGCGGTTGTCCTATCGCGAACTCTACAAACGCGCTGTTTGGGCGGAAATGGCCGACGTTCCGGACGAAATCATCGATGCCGACCACGAGACCATCCGCGGGTACGAAACCGATATCGCCGAGAACGCGGGTGTCGAACCCGAATCCGTCGTCCTCGACGTTCCGGGACGTCCGCGAATGACGGAGTCCTCGTCACGCGTCATCGTCAACGGCGACGTCCGATCACTCGGGGAGCAATCCACGCTGGTTCGAGCGCTGCAACGAGTTCAGCGTGATCAGTGGCGACTCGGTGTGTACACGCCGGCGGGCGAAACCGACAACGTCGGGATCGCAACGGAGCGCGTCCTCGGATTGGATACGGACGGAACGTTAGTCAGCGACGTTCGAACCGGTTTTAGAACCACGCTGGACGATTTCGAGTGA
- a CDS encoding amidohydrolase family protein translates to MLVEGTILRGPTFEPIEGRVVVKDGTITAIEEASVSSSNIVLPAFINAHTHIGDSIAKEAGEGLSLEELVAPPDGLKHRLLRETSRNEKVEAMRRSVQFMQSTGTASFLEFREGGVEGVFALREAVEGLDIEPIIFGRGTVDAMEAAEGFGASGANDDTFGRERRATDRAGKLFGIHAGEADASDINPALDLSPDFLVHVVHPEPIHLDRIEDSEIPIAVCPRSNLVTGVGLPPMRKLLDRTTVALGTDNVMLNSPSMFREMEFTAKLTDLSSREILRMATRNGARIAGLNCGIVEPGRDAKLLVLDGDSDNLTGNRNVIRSVVRRAGSSDVTNVIL, encoded by the coding sequence ATGCTCGTGGAGGGTACGATACTGCGCGGCCCCACCTTCGAACCGATCGAGGGGCGCGTAGTCGTCAAAGACGGCACGATTACGGCCATCGAGGAGGCATCAGTCTCATCGTCGAACATCGTTCTCCCTGCATTCATCAACGCGCATACACACATCGGCGATTCGATCGCGAAAGAGGCCGGTGAGGGTTTATCGCTGGAAGAACTCGTCGCACCCCCGGACGGTCTCAAACACCGATTGCTCCGTGAAACGTCTCGAAACGAGAAAGTCGAGGCGATGCGGCGGTCGGTACAGTTCATGCAATCGACGGGGACCGCGTCGTTCCTCGAGTTTCGTGAGGGCGGCGTCGAAGGTGTATTCGCGCTTCGCGAGGCAGTGGAAGGGTTGGATATCGAACCGATCATTTTCGGCAGGGGAACGGTGGATGCGATGGAGGCCGCGGAAGGGTTCGGCGCGAGTGGGGCGAACGATGATACCTTCGGTCGGGAGCGTCGCGCGACGGATAGAGCCGGAAAACTGTTCGGTATACACGCGGGGGAAGCCGATGCTAGCGACATCAATCCGGCACTCGACCTCTCACCGGACTTCCTCGTTCACGTCGTCCATCCGGAACCGATCCACCTGGACAGAATCGAGGACAGCGAAATACCAATCGCGGTTTGTCCACGGTCGAATCTCGTTACGGGAGTCGGACTGCCACCGATGCGAAAACTACTGGACAGGACGACGGTCGCCCTCGGAACGGACAACGTAATGTTGAACAGTCCATCGATGTTTCGAGAAATGGAGTTCACCGCAAAGTTGACCGACCTTTCATCGCGGGAGATCCTTCGCATGGCGACACGAAACGGGGCACGGATCGCGGGGTTGAATTGCGGTATCGTAGAGCCCGGTCGCGATGCGAAACTGCTCGTCCTCGACGGTGACTCGGACAATCTCACAGGGAATCGTAACGTTATTCGGTCGGTCGTTCGTCGAGCAGGTTCGAGCGACGTTACAAACGTGATCCTGTAG
- a CDS encoding universal stress protein produces the protein MYDRILVPTDGSAETKRVVEHAAELAEAHGAELHAVYVINSATFASLPMETSWEGISDMLEEEGEAALEAVRRVAEHFDVSLTTHLAEGPPNKEIVRYAEREGFDLIVMGTHGRGGIDRLLLGSVAERVVRASTIPVLTVRVGKNETTPKAESVEKAKGSS, from the coding sequence ATGTACGACCGAATTCTCGTGCCGACCGACGGTTCGGCGGAAACAAAGCGAGTAGTCGAACACGCTGCGGAACTGGCGGAGGCGCACGGGGCGGAACTACATGCGGTATACGTTATCAACTCCGCGACGTTCGCTAGTCTTCCGATGGAAACGTCGTGGGAGGGAATCAGCGATATGCTGGAAGAGGAAGGCGAAGCGGCGCTCGAGGCAGTCCGTCGCGTCGCGGAGCACTTCGACGTGTCGCTGACGACGCATCTCGCGGAGGGACCACCGAACAAGGAGATCGTTCGGTACGCGGAGCGGGAGGGGTTCGACCTCATCGTGATGGGAACGCACGGCCGTGGCGGTATCGACCGCCTTCTGCTCGGGAGTGTCGCGGAACGAGTCGTCCGTGCATCGACCATCCCCGTTCTTACGGTTCGAGTCGGAAAGAACGAGACGACACCGAAAGCCGAGTCGGTTGAAAAAGCGAAGGGAAGTAGCTAA
- a CDS encoding biotin--[acetyl-CoA-carboxylase] ligase, with translation MNDTRRAILDALADGPISGPELANTLDVSRNAVWKHVEALRESGFEIESTDDGYRLCDVPEFGSAVEYGLAAPFEIEFHESIGSTNDRARELACDGAADIAVLADEQIGGRGRLNRAWFGPSGGVWLSLVLRPDIPTSHAPLLTLAAAVAVTRAAREAGVPAEIKWPNDVLVPSAVAYEGESGQHPDDGLVGDEKLAGILTEMEGEAGRVSWVVVGIGINVNIEGDDLPDGATSVQEAAGTVDRRIFVQRLLEEFDTLRVSPDKILSAWREHAATLGQRVRVETPSGNVVGTAIDIESPGVLVVETDDGDVRVHAGDCEHLRPA, from the coding sequence ATGAACGACACACGCCGGGCGATCTTGGACGCCCTCGCCGATGGCCCAATCTCCGGCCCGGAGCTCGCTAACACCCTCGACGTCTCCCGAAACGCGGTTTGGAAACACGTCGAAGCGCTACGCGAGTCGGGGTTCGAAATCGAAAGCACTGACGATGGCTACAGACTGTGTGACGTTCCTGAGTTCGGTTCGGCAGTCGAGTATGGACTGGCGGCTCCGTTCGAAATCGAGTTCCACGAGTCCATCGGGAGCACGAACGACCGGGCTCGTGAGCTGGCCTGTGACGGGGCGGCGGACATTGCCGTACTTGCGGATGAACAAATCGGTGGGAGGGGACGCCTCAACCGAGCATGGTTCGGCCCCTCCGGCGGTGTCTGGTTGAGTCTCGTTCTCCGTCCCGATATCCCGACATCTCATGCGCCACTGTTGACGCTCGCGGCCGCAGTCGCTGTGACGCGGGCCGCACGGGAAGCGGGCGTCCCGGCGGAAATCAAGTGGCCAAACGATGTCCTCGTTCCTTCCGCCGTCGCTTACGAGGGCGAGTCAGGGCAACACCCTGACGATGGGCTGGTCGGGGACGAGAAGCTCGCCGGCATCCTCACCGAGATGGAAGGGGAGGCGGGCCGCGTCTCGTGGGTCGTCGTCGGAATCGGCATAAACGTCAATATCGAAGGTGATGATTTGCCAGACGGCGCGACAAGTGTGCAAGAGGCCGCGGGAACGGTCGATCGTAGAATTTTCGTCCAACGGCTGTTGGAAGAGTTCGACACACTCCGCGTCAGCCCGGACAAAATACTGTCCGCGTGGCGCGAGCACGCGGCGACACTCGGCCAGCGGGTTCGAGTAGAAACTCCAAGCGGGAACGTGGTCGGAACGGCGATCGATATCGAATCTCCGGGAGTCCTCGTGGTGGAGACCGACGATGGCGACGTTCGAGTTCACGCTGGGGACTGTGAGCACTTGCGACCCGCGTAA
- a CDS encoding DUF6663 family protein — protein MEENRSFRVLATDGCRLRLLDQETYEPVVTANDDHDAPVADLHPGYRIDADLDWSTKEPTVRSLSVRRRTLYTFADHVEPVFEAAQRTWNEARTAGDSMNSRVTRNTDNDVNGVLYVFAEDELGGLFGTFRDGSRPLDPLVDKVNEQEGDDDRDVFVLRPANEEFVIVTIALQKGGQLAETLRETYNCPRPSESLA, from the coding sequence ATGGAAGAGAACCGGAGTTTCCGTGTGCTTGCGACGGACGGCTGTAGACTTCGCTTACTCGATCAAGAGACGTACGAGCCGGTTGTCACCGCAAACGACGACCATGACGCGCCAGTCGCCGACCTCCATCCGGGCTATCGTATCGACGCCGACCTCGACTGGTCCACGAAAGAGCCGACGGTCCGTTCGCTCTCGGTTCGTCGTCGAACGTTGTACACCTTTGCGGACCACGTCGAACCGGTTTTCGAGGCCGCACAGCGGACGTGGAACGAAGCACGTACGGCGGGTGATTCTATGAACAGTCGTGTGACTCGTAACACCGACAACGATGTCAACGGCGTTCTCTACGTGTTTGCCGAGGACGAATTGGGTGGACTGTTCGGGACGTTCCGCGATGGCTCTCGTCCGCTTGACCCCCTTGTGGACAAGGTCAACGAGCAGGAGGGAGATGACGACCGAGACGTGTTCGTTCTCCGCCCCGCAAACGAGGAGTTCGTCATCGTCACGATAGCACTCCAGAAGGGTGGCCAGCTTGCAGAGACGCTCCGAGAAACCTACAACTGTCCGCGACCATCCGAATCGCTTGCGTAA
- a CDS encoding N-acetylmuramoyl-L-alanine amidase, with protein MGENNSGNSTRRDILKRMGAVGVAGLGGAVATSGTAAAKPSVDWEPAHSSNYTGADRGAGYIDWVIIHTVQGSASSAVNWFQDPDANVSAHYTVAEDGYKYQSVSDINIAWHAGGSNYNTYSVGIEHGGYVSETYEDAQYRASAKLASWLCDQYGVPKQHPSSVPYDAANPANGGIIAHSQVPESTHTDPGSNWDWDYYIDLVNSY; from the coding sequence ATGGGAGAAAATAATAGCGGTAATTCGACACGACGCGACATCTTGAAGCGAATGGGTGCAGTCGGCGTCGCTGGTCTCGGCGGGGCTGTCGCGACGAGCGGCACCGCGGCAGCGAAGCCGTCCGTCGACTGGGAACCGGCTCACTCCAGTAACTATACCGGTGCGGACCGAGGCGCAGGCTACATCGATTGGGTCATTATCCACACCGTCCAGGGCTCTGCCAGCAGTGCGGTCAACTGGTTCCAAGACCCCGATGCTAACGTTAGCGCCCACTACACCGTCGCAGAGGACGGGTACAAGTACCAAAGCGTCAGCGACATCAACATCGCGTGGCACGCGGGCGGGTCGAACTACAACACGTACTCGGTCGGTATCGAACACGGCGGCTACGTCAGTGAAACGTACGAAGACGCACAATACCGGGCGTCGGCCAAACTCGCCAGCTGGCTCTGTGACCAGTACGGCGTCCCGAAGCAGCACCCGTCGAGCGTTCCGTACGACGCAGCGAACCCGGCAAACGGCGGCATTATCGCCCACTCTCAAGTCCCGGAGAGTACGCACACCGACCCCGGCTCTAACTGGGACTGGGACTACTACATCGACCTCGTCAACTCGTACTGA